The Streptomyces sp. V3I7 genome segment GTGATCAGCTCGATCGCGTGACCGGACGGGTCCTTGAAGTAGACGCCCCGGCCGCCGTGTTCGTCGTTGGTCTCGCCGGGGCGCCGCATCTGCGGATCGGCCCAGTGCTCGATGCCGCCGTCGCACAGGCGCCGGTACGCCCGGTCGAACAGCTCGTCGTCGATCAGGAACGCGTAGTGCTGCATCTGGATGTCGACCGGCGGCTCGGCGAACTGCAGCAGCACGCCGTCGTGGAGCTGGATGTTGGTGAACGGGCCCCAGGACGGCGCCTCGGGAAGTTCCAGCAGGTCCCGGAAGAACCGGGCGGACTCGTCACGGTCCTTGGCGGCGATGATGGTGTGGTTGAAGCTCACGGGCATACGGATTTCCTCGCTGTCGCTCGGCACGGAGAACGGGTTCGCGGTGCACGAGCGCGGGGAGGTCCGCGTGACGACGGGCGGGGGTGGCTGGAGCTCACCCACCGTGCGGTCAGCCCTCCACCGGATGACCGATCCGTGAATGGCGTGGCGCCGGTCCGGTGTTCACGTCGGGTGACCTTACCGGACGGGCCCGGCCGTCACAACGGCCGGGCGATCT includes the following:
- a CDS encoding VOC family protein; its protein translation is MPVSFNHTIIAAKDRDESARFFRDLLELPEAPSWGPFTNIQLHDGVLLQFAEPPVDIQMQHYAFLIDDELFDRAYRRLCDGGIEHWADPQMRRPGETNDEHGGRGVYFKDPSGHAIELITRPYL